A stretch of DNA from Chroogloeocystis siderophila 5.2 s.c.1:
AGCTAGCAACTCTTCGACAGGGCGTTCTAACATCCCGCGCACGTATGCTTGCAAGAATTGAAACTCGGCATTACTGATAGGATCGGTAGTAACAAATTCGCTTGAAAGTCGCACTGCACCAACTTTAGTACTACTCAGCGATCGCGGTTCATGGCTGTCACCGAGAATTAACTCTGTTGACCCGCCACCAATGTCAATAATTCCATGCGGATGGCTATTAAGTTCCATCGCCGACAAAACGCCAAGATAAATGCGTCTTGCTTCTTCTTGTCCTGAAATTAAGTCAACATTGAGATCGAGTTCATCTTTGACTTGTTGTAAGAACTCTTTCCCGTTGGGAGATTCGCGTACTGCACTGGTTGCAACAGCAACAATCGTATCTGCATTGAGGCTTCCGGCAATTTCTTGAAACCTGCCTAAAGTTGCGATCGCCCGTTCAATTACTTCAGGTTTTAAATTTCCGTCGGGCGTGCGATCGCCTAATCTCACCGTATCTTTTTCTCTGGCAATAATACTAAAAGTTGGTAGTTCCGGTTTTATGCGCACAACTACCATATGCAAGGAGTTTGTCCCCAAGTCTATGGCAGCGAGGATTTTTTCTTGCTGCATTATCTGAGTAGGAATACTTACCGAACTGGCTGATACTAAATTAACCATGAATACTCGCTAAAACTCCAGCCCTGATCCGAATAACGATATTCTATAGGGGAAGTTGATCCTAAATTCCTTCTCTTAATTATTTCATTTACAGTAAATTTTTAAACCATGCTGACACAGCAAGAACAATCTGAACCAACTTGGTTTACGATCATTCGCTTATTGCGCTGGGATAAGCCTGAAGGAAGGCTTATCTTGATGATTCCTGCACTTTGGGCAGTCTTTTTAGCCGCGCAGGGAACGCCTCCATTACCGCTTGTTGGTGTCATTGTCTTAGGGACTCTCGCGACAAGTGCTGCGGGTTGTGTTGTTAACGACCTCTGGGATCGCGACATCGATCCGCAAGTGCAAAGAACTCGCAATCGTCCTTTAGCATCTCGCGCGCTTTCTGTCAAGGTAGGAATTGTTGTTGCTTTCGTCGCGTTAGCCTGCGCGTTTGGTTTATCGCTATATCTCAATACATTATCTTTTTGGCTATGTGTCGTTGCTGTACCTGTTATTCTCTTGTATCCTGGTGCAAAACGCGTATTTCCCGTTCCTCAATTAGTCCTTTCAATTGCTTGGGGATTTGGCGTATTAATTAGCTGGAGTGCAGTAACACGATCGCTGTCCTTTTCAACATGGTTGCTTTGGGGGGCGACGGTACTATGGACGTTGGGTTTTGATACCGTTTATGCGATGAGCGATCGCGATGATGATCGCCGTATTGGTGTGAATTCTAGCGCTTTGTTTTTTGGCAAATATGCAGCCGATGCGATCGGTATTTTCTTTATCGGAACGGTTGCTTTGCTTGCTTGGTTGGGTATCGAATTACAACTTCATCTTGCTTTTTGGATTGCCCTTGCACTAGCAACATCTGGTTGGATTTGGCAGTATATTCGTTTAAAACAAGAAGATATTCCTAACTTGGCTTATGCAGAGATGTTTCGCCAAAATGTATGGTTAGGTTTTCTTGTACTTGCTGGCATGATTGCGGGAAGTTTGAGTTACTAAATAAGGATGAATCGTAAAGCTATTATCGGGGTGATGGGTCCTGGTGAACAAGCAACTACAAATGATTTACAAAATGCTTATCAGCTAGGATATCTCATCGCCCAACAAGGATGGGTATTGCTGACTGGTGGTAGAAATGTCGGCGTGATGGAAGCTGCAAGTCAAGGTGCAAAAGCGGCACAGGGATTAACAATTGGGATTCTGCCTGGGAACAATACTAGTGGTGTTTCTACTGCGGTTGATATTGCAATTGTTACT
This window harbors:
- a CDS encoding TIGR00725 family protein, coding for MNRKAIIGVMGPGEQATTNDLQNAYQLGYLIAQQGWVLLTGGRNVGVMEAASQGAKAAQGLTIGILPGNNTSGVSTAVDIAIVTDMGNARNNINVLSSDVVIACGMGAGTASEIALAIKSNKFVILLNDDLNSKDFFQKLAPKNIYIAHSVSDAITLTRNVLVNC
- a CDS encoding 4-hydroxybenzoate solanesyltransferase yields the protein MLTQQEQSEPTWFTIIRLLRWDKPEGRLILMIPALWAVFLAAQGTPPLPLVGVIVLGTLATSAAGCVVNDLWDRDIDPQVQRTRNRPLASRALSVKVGIVVAFVALACAFGLSLYLNTLSFWLCVVAVPVILLYPGAKRVFPVPQLVLSIAWGFGVLISWSAVTRSLSFSTWLLWGATVLWTLGFDTVYAMSDRDDDRRIGVNSSALFFGKYAADAIGIFFIGTVALLAWLGIELQLHLAFWIALALATSGWIWQYIRLKQEDIPNLAYAEMFRQNVWLGFLVLAGMIAGSLSY